The window GTAAAGTGAACttacttcttttgtttccaacATTTTAGGAATACTGCAAacatatttttcctttcttgcaGTAACCATTGTCACTGTTGGAAGACTCTCGGCTTCTTGTaacaaattttcgttttctttttcccatgcCAAACGGTAGATTATAGAATCATCAAAAGCTTTTAGATAGCTCAAATCACTTTCCAACGCCAAACTTCCacaaattaaaaacaacaGTAAACATTTTCCAAATTGATGGTACATCTTTGCATAACATTAACCAAGGAAATGAAATATCACGGACAcctcagcaaaaaaaaaatacggcgatttttatttatactgGCAGTATACTGTCCAAATTGGGTAATCGATTGTCTGCTTCAAATTGGATTTTCTTTACAGGACGGTAGATGGCGGAAAGGTAAGTAGTAATCGATTGCTTCGCAATCGTCGTATTTAAACCATAAATATCCAAATTCTCAACAATTACTTTAATCACTCATTCCATCGGTTTTCTCGAATTCGgtataaaaaataatgataaacAGTGTATCACGTCATGTTTTCTACCATCAGTAATGCAAGGTTGTTGGAAGGGTGGCGTGGAGCATAGCTATTGGATGAGGCATCCTTTTGGCGCGGACAATCTGACAGCTACCTGTGGGTGCCTTGCAAAATAATATTGactaaatatcttttttacaaaaaaaaaaaaatatttaaatagcataacaacaaagattcgaacccGTGATATCAGTATGGCAGGTGCAAACTATGCCACAGCCCCATATTTCAACCACTTACTACATACATGAGCTGCCTATTTGAACGAAAGACacccaaagcaaaatttggtCGAGAtttgcggtcctggcacagtggttatcacccacgctttgtaaCCTGTAgtccccgggttcaagtcccgccaccgcCAAGCCGTCCCTTCCCTCCACCCTCCCCTTCCACCCACCCCAAGACATCATTCAAGACATCAATCATCACTTCGGATTCGCAACATTCATCTCATAGaattacgcaagattctacataCATCGCTTCGGACAtcaagaaagaagacgaagaaagaagaaagtagagccatgcctactataaaggggttaaattggcagaagaaaaacacatacacacacatacacacaccacTCACGACAcgtatacagacgtttcacatcgatctgtagtaccgttcactacacgttaaagatcgacccaaaaactgaggtagagaagaggtgatcgtagaacgtaggttgttcgtaagttctccccatggcctgaaagacggttcatggatgcaggcagctaatcatcgggatatgtgatCCTCTGTGCCTTACTGTGCCTAATACCAGTTGGGGGTACAGTAGAGCGgctatttcattaaaattaacaGCCATACGTTATCCTTGTATATTGTGTTTCTAATACTGCACTTTAAACGGTGTTCAAAATGAAGATAAGTTTTCTACGTGCACAGCAGAACAACTGAATGAAAAATACCAAAAAGAAGTTATTCATTTACAATATGAGATTATCCAAAAGGCCCAACACAGTATTTGCCAGTTTGTCTACTTCGATTTATACTCCATAATTTCCGAAATATAGAAATTTTCAACGTGATATTGCGAATACCCACAATACAATATACCTATGCTACATAGCTATATTCGTCCGTCGAATTAGGAGTCCGTTCCAAGTACTGCTTGTCAATCAAAGTCTCGACGCACTTTTTAATCAAACTTATAGAAGGAGCGAATCGGGCTTTCGATTGGCTCAACACTTCCTGGATCAGAACGTTATGTCGTAGTATCTTTCTGGACTTCATAATGCGAACAATTGTTGCctataaaaagtaaaataattaaaatatatgAATGAGTTAGTTGTGGGTCATAAAtctattaattttttgtttctttacctGTAAATAAAGCTTTCTGTCCTCGTCTACGGAAGAGTGAGTTTGTTCTGTTTCTTGCACGGTCTCCTTTTGAACGGCGGCCGTAATGCGGAACTTGGTTCGTTTGTTGCTGTAATCCATGTTAAGTGTAATGACGGTAGAAGGTTCGAACATTTCGTTAGTTCCACCAGAGACGGCTAGAAGCTTCGATTCGACTAAGCTCTGAACGTACTTCTGGAAGTGATCCGAGTTTAGCTTTGTGGCGTCCATCAATTCCTGGCACGTCATCGAGTCAGTGTTTTCAAACATGAGAAGCATGGCCATTTGAAAGGTTTGCATGGTGATGATGTAGGGCTTTTTTAGGTAGTTCAATTTCAGTTCTCCTTGACTCATGTGGTGCAGCCATGCTAACTTGCGACCATTGAATTGCTCACGATAAAAGTCTTCGAAACGTTGGACAGATTTCTCTAACTCTTGCGGCACGGCAAAATCAGTCGGACAGCTCTGACCCAGAGGCCAGGCACCAGCTTGTAAAACATAGATCGAGAAATTGAGGCCTAATTCAATTCGATCTTTGTTTTGCAGGTAACTGCTGAACTTGTTATTCAAGTCGGAGGAGACGGACATGTCTGTAAACATGCGATGAAGCTTATTGGTAAACTCGTAACCACAAGCTTGTTTCAGTCGGTTGATCATGGCCTCTTCTGCGTCCATGCTTTGACTCTGTTGGTGAATCAGTCGTTTGGCCAGCATTCGTGCataaaatttttggaaaacatcTTTGTCGTCGATGTACTTGAAGACAGTAATGCACTGAGCTAACTTGTCGTCAACTTCAGTGTCACTACCGCCTTTCGTAGACTTTTTCAGGAGAGAATCGCAATATTTAGCAAGTAATTCGGGAGATTTGCAAGGCTGCTTGGTATTAAGACGGTGATTTACGACCGATGCACACGCCATATCAAGAGCACTGCTAAACTGCTGATCATTAGCAAAAACAACGTGGGTCATCTCCTTGTACTTGGAATGCACGCCCAACATGCCCTCTACGAACTGAGCAGCAATATTATCTCCTGAAAGGTTAGCAACTGCTCGCAACCCTTGTTGCTTTATGTGCTCCATCACATGTGACACTAGAACAGTCAATCCTCCCGGAATAGACTACATACATATTTTAAACAAGTAAACAGATTCATTATGAAGAGATAAtagtagaatttttttttttttaccttgagcAACGCGAATGCATTGCGAAGATCTTGCTGAAGCTCTTGTTGTACCATTGTCGGACACTCGTTGTGAATAGCCGCTAAGTGATCAGCTACCATTCTCTGCTCGCATTCGCTTCGGACTTTACCGTAAGAACTTGGATGCAAAAATTTACGGCTACGTAGATCCTCTTCATCTCGACGCTGCAAAACTTTCTCCATATACAACGAAATTGTGCATTCTTGCAGTAAGCGACTAGCTTCTTGCCTATTTTCGATTTATCATTAGGACGAGCACTTCAGAACTGAAAGCGTTGATTACCTATAATATTCCCCGGTTGCTTCTAAAAAAGGGCTTTCAAAAACTGTCTCGTACAACTCGAGcgtattcttctttttgtacTCCTCAACGGAAACCAATGACTGAATGACTCCCTGAATTGTCGACGATTTTTCATTATACAGTGATTGGCCTGTACGGTCACAATGTATTGCTCCCAAAAGCAATCTCAGCAGGTCACCTTTCAATGGCTCTATCATGTGCTTTTTCCACAAGTCCAAACCTTAAAACATAATTCACTGTATTCAAAGgttcaaaatggaaaagattGAAATGTGTAATTACCTAGTTCtcctatttctttcatttgttcaGGGGATTCATAAGACAGTGTCCCATAAAGAAGCTCTGCATCAGttgctttctgttttttaataTGTTGGGTGTTGAGATACCTGTTAAATCAGCTACTGATTAAAactcaaacatttttgttacaTGAAAAATTTCCAAAGCTTACGAGTAAAGTTTGTGCAAATAATCCATTCCTTGACTGTACTGTTGCCAAAGATTGTAGTAAACAGTAAGGAGCTGTTCTTCACTGCTGCAATTAACTTGGGTTAGAAGGGATTTAACATGTTCCTCTAAAAACTTTTTAGTTTCCTGATACAACTTTTCAGCTAGGGGTTCTGGGTAGGCAACACAAAGTGAGTATACATCGCTGAATCTATTGTACCAAACAGTATGAGGTACATTTCCCAGGGTAACAACACCTTTCACTGTCTCCTTTAAATCAGCCCAAGTAGTGACAAAATCTACCCGTTTTGGTTTAAGAGACATTTTATACCAATTAGATCAATGTTCAAAAATGTGGGTCATAAAgttattcaaaatattttctacCCAATTCTAGATTTTAATGTGATAAACCAAACTGTATTCTGATCTGGAGTCCACAAAAATTCCActgaaaatcgtcaaacccgCCTAAGGTTGTTGTTATTCTATCAGTATGGTGGGCAACTATAGTTTCGGAGTTTTACAGATGTTGGTCCTGACCCCAAGATCTTAACAGAGCTTTGCGTTCTAAAAGAGTAACTTTGTTTCGTTGTGTAGATTAGATTCGACTTGGCGACTGTATAACGATGCAGGTTCGTCTGCTATTCctgtttttggttttccttTCAGTTGTAATCGCGAAAGGGCATGGGAAAGGACAACGATAACACGAGAGCTTCTAGAAAAGACATTAGATGGCACTTTAACTGTGATTACCTAAACCTTTTGCCTATTTGTTTTCGTCTGCTTTATTGTAATAGCAGATCATTACCATCTTGGCTAGTTAGCTTCTCTATTTTGATGCGCATGAGGAGTTCTACATTGGCTACAGAACCGGGCTCTGATGTTCACTTGAGTGCCTATATGTTAGAGTTAACTACTGTGTTATTTGAAAAGAAGCTGTTAACAATCAAATCTGGAAAACAAACTGTATTGCTAACCATATCTGCCCACATTTGCATCTGTTGAACCTAGTTTTCCATTTCAGTTTAACTCAAATTAGGCGGAAAGGCGGATTGGTATGGCTGGGACTGAAGATTATTCATTCTATTACAGCTTAGAAAACTCTCCCTTTTGGATAAAGAAGTCTGATTCTGCTGCTTCTGCTGATATCGATGGAAGCATACAACACTGGGAAAGCAAATTAATTGCTTCACCAAAATATAGAAATGGTATTttgaaatcttttcttttcaagaaataaataattataacTATTTACTCAGTTCCACAAGATATGACAGACCCCCATAGGATACCAAATCCCAGTTTTGGCATTATGAGGATTGCTGCAGAAAATTTGCTATGTCATCCATTTTTAGTCTTGCGTAGACAATGC of the Daphnia carinata strain CSIRO-1 chromosome 10, CSIRO_AGI_Dcar_HiC_V3, whole genome shotgun sequence genome contains:
- the LOC130702688 gene encoding cullin-2-like produces the protein MSLKPKRVDFVTTWADLKETVKGVVTLGNVPHTVWYNRFSDVYSLCVAYPEPLAEKLYQETKKFLEEHVKSLLTQVNCSSEEQLLTVYYNLWQQYSQGMDYLHKLYSYLNTQHIKKQKATDAELLYGTLSYESPEQMKEIGELGLDLWKKHMIEPLKGDLLRLLLGAIHCDRTGQSLYNEKSSTIQGVIQSLVSVEEYKKKNTLELYETVFESPFLEATGEYYRQEASRLLQECTISLYMEKVLQRRDEEDLRSRKFLHPSSYGKVRSECEQRMVADHLAAIHNECPTMVQQELQQDLRNAFALLKSIPGGLTVLVSHVMEHIKQQGLRAVANLSGDNIAAQFVEGMLGVHSKYKEMTHVVFANDQQFSSALDMACASVVNHRLNTKQPCKSPELLAKYCDSLLKKSTKGGSDTEVDDKLAQCITVFKYIDDKDVFQKFYARMLAKRLIHQQSQSMDAEEAMINRLKQACGYEFTNKLHRMFTDMSVSSDLNNKFSSYLQNKDRIELGLNFSIYVLQAGAWPLGQSCPTDFAVPQELEKSVQRFEDFYREQFNGRKLAWLHHMSQGELKLNYLKKPYIITMQTFQMAMLLMFENTDSMTCQELMDATKLNSDHFQKYVQSLVESKLLAVSGGTNEMFEPSTVITLNMDYSNKRTKFRITAAVQKETVQETEQTHSSVDEDRKLYLQATIVRIMKSRKILRHNVLIQEVLSQSKARFAPSISLIKKCVETLIDKQYLERTPNSTDEYSYVA